Genomic DNA from Plutella xylostella chromosome 13, ilPluXylo3.1, whole genome shotgun sequence:
TGACTTCGCGCAAGCTGACTGAACCGACGCAAACAAACGAGAAAACCCTCGTCTTTGTAAAGCTTACttaagttttaattgaataataaaacaaaatcaagaAGCAGACCAGTTAAACATACATTGAAGCGAAAATGATAAAACGCAGGAACGCGCAGATGTCAAGTTTCGCATCGACCGAACTCTGAATGAACATCTAGGTCAATATCaagcctccgccgccgcccccgcgccccgccgcgcGCCCCTCCGGCACCCTGCGATCAAATTTTCCCAACTCATATATCACGTGGAAATTCTCACCGTGAAACTACCTAGCTTAGCGCTCCCGCCACCGTGACTAGAACGTCGCTAATAACTGAAACTCATTAGCAAATTGGCACTAATGTCTCTTGATTTAGATCTAGATCATGTAACCTATATGTACTCGCGTGGTACTTTGTACCTAGGAATCATATGTAGATACTTATGACTAATAAATTACCTGGATTTCTATGTTCCAGTCAACACAAACttaaaaagtacttacaaaattttaactgaaaacatttatttacatatacaAGGAGGATTTTCCAGCCATaacttgaaaaaaatgttCAGTTAGTTTAAAGGGTAGATTAAAGCGCCTTCTGATCGATCACTAATAGATTTTCACACTCTATTTACTACAAAACTAATATATGAGGTAGATTTACTTTCCTACCCTAGCAGACACACCAAGCTTCTCTTTTCTTGCTGAAAGCTAATGCCGCCCCCGCCAGCCTCTGGACCTGGCTCATCTTCATTCCCTTGCATGATGTCTCTCTTCCACTTTCATGTACCTATTCCTATCCGTATTCCGTGTGTTCCTATCATACCTACGTTAAGTTATTTTAGTACGTATTTCGTATAGCAATTTGGTATTTGTACCTGTACTACCTCTTCCTTGAAGATGCAATTCTGTTTTTGTTATGGATGCTTTTAATGTTCAGGACTATCATGTTTCTCATAGTAGCCGGtctcataatttaaatattaaccaATACTGCTATTACTATAACAGTGTAAGCATCTATAACAGAAAATGGGCTAACATAACAACATTAAAACGTAATAAATGGTAGTACTTAGGTGGACGTCGTAAATATAATACGATTATTGACTTCCGTACGGCATTTACGATCAATTAGTTGGGGCAGAGTGGTGAAGGGTGGAGGTAGGCATTGGACAGGAGGCTTCAGTGGGTCTATGTAGGTGCTCTTATGTAACAAATAGGATAGAAGGGGTAGAACGAGGTACCTGCTTATCGGAAAAACATTTGGACAACCCTGAATTTACAAAAATTCACAGGATTAAGATTTATCGTATAATTAGTCTTTCatatcaaatcaaattagAACCTATGACCCATGTACCCATCTAAGGTCGgcgtttttatttaaaaacattatgtCTTAAATGTGCGCAAAAAACTGTTTACCTGACTGCTGGCACCATAAAACCGGCGGTAGGCCCTATCTACTTTCAATCAAATCGCAGTCTACTGCTCGACCTTTGTAAATAATCAAAGCGACATAGAACAGCTACAAACTTGGTAGGCGAGGAACCTACATTTTAACTACCTACCACTGTTTTACGTTTTATTCATATCATCAATCCAGCAGCCCTACCAAAAAATCCTGTAACAATCCCGAGATGCTGCCATATTGAACCCTACGGGGGAGTTAATAAGCTACAGGCTCGCAAACATCCGGCGTGGTGGCACGTCCGTAGGGCAGTGTGTTGTTCAGTGCGGAAGGTCGTCGGAACTGGAACGCTGGTATTGATTGCCGTCGGGACCGCCCGTGTTTCTCCCGTCGCTTGCTAATCGCTCGAGGCAGCGATTAACtcttttcaatttaaaaagtaGATCTGTCTATTACCGTATTAGCTATGTTCACGTTCTGGAgactatttataaactatttagGTACTTCAAACAGAATTTGTAAAGATAGGTTAGGCTGAGATGTCGAAaacttaggtattattttagaGAGTAGGTAaaagtacataggtaatattaaacattatacatttcgtattatgttattttattatacatatgtacATTACTATTAATGTTTAATATCATTGTTTTCTTAACTTTTAGTTTTGTCATATTATTCGAATCCGGTCAAACACAgtcacatttttttaaataccttagttactttgttaaaaattagTACAATCATTACGATttactacctatacctattattataagttttattGCTGTTTGATAGGACTCCATAAATAAGGGTAAGTACTTTTTATGAAGGTGGAACACAGTTATATTCTTTCCACTGATATAACCCTGGTTCTTTCCCTTATATAATTTGTTCAAAACTTTGCGCAATTCCATGTCAATGATCAAGTCAACAATAAGAAGTAAGGTCACAAAGGGTACTCATGAATACAGGTAGGAGTAGGACATAATAGTTGCAAGGGATGTTTCATTAAAGTACGAAATAATCTGCCGATACtacttttgttttacaaatTGCCTCCGACACAAACATTTTGCtctgataaaataaacaaaaaactgttgcaaaaaagtttttttatttactaatagAAATCTGATGCACCATTACACCCAATATAAACAACAggaatcaaaaaatatataggaaTGTATTAACAATGCAATAATGGTCCCACACGGGTTTGTGAATGCGCTACAAACATACATTTGTACTTAAATTACAAACATGCTTTATAGCTAAACTTAacacataaaaaacaatttgTATAAAACTGAGCCAAAAAATATCacttttgaaaacaaaaaaaaaatcaattatCGGTACAATTAAGTACGAAGTATAAATTAACCAATCCAAGAAGAAGAATCCAATCAATGCGTAAACTTTTTACTTCTTAGCCATGAGTCCTTTGATGAGAGACTCCAGTTTCCTGGTGTCGGCCGCGAACTTGCGGATGCCATCGGACAGCTTGTCGGTGGCCATCTGGTCCTCGTTCATTTGCCAGCGGAACATCGCCTCGGTCAGGCTGATCTTCTCAAGGTCGCTCTGGGCGGCCACCTTGGGGTCGAGCACCTATAGATAAACGGAGTTATGTAAGTTAATCACCGGTTAGCAACGGCCCACGCACAGTGTGCCAGCGGGTCAATCACATTTTGTTTTGTACAGAGTTAAGTAACAGATTGGTTGAACTGTTAAACatgcaataataaaattaaagtgttatgTATGAGTGATACTTATCGTTAGATTAGAAGGGATGCAATTTCTTATTCGCATGCGTGTTTTTCTGTTTAGTATGTgatgagataaaaaaaacaccaaaaaatattgtatatcaATAGCATTCACTAACGCAACAGTTGCTATGTTCGTCTTTTTGGTAAAATATATGTGATTATATATCATTTGAACATCACTCATTCGTAAAATAAACTTGAATCAATGATGATAAGAGATATAAATCTGAATATCATTCCGATAACAAAACATAACAATATAAGCCGCAATCACCAACCATATTGCTGATAACATGatacttaaattataagtGAATACCATCATGCTTCaattttaagttttagttatccaatttatatataaatgcATTTTAGTAGGTCGATCAGTGCGTATTCTAGTACAGAAAAGATTGCCAATAATGGCCGCAATTTTAGCCGATAATGCATGATTTATAGTAAATATTAGCTCGTGAGACGAAAACAGTTGATGTCTCCATTTATAGTTACAGAAATTTTTTGCTGACCTACGAAATATCCGGATGATAAACTGTGATCGATTACGGGTTCTTTGGTTTTCTTATGCTACCACCCCACTTGGTTATTCGTATTTGCCAAAACTGCCATGTGTGGTCAGTATATTTTCCAAAATTACACATATCacaactgtaatccccgaaggggtagtcagaggtgacttgcaaaattatagattttttactatttagcaAATACAGCAAACATCCAATAACAAATACGAATATTCAAGTGGGGTGCCAGCAtgaaatgtgtattttttccaCTTTGTAAAAACTTTTCTATTTCAATTTCCCATCTTAATCAATGTACATGACTCACCCGCTTGAGCGGCGTGTCGCTGGCGGCGAGCTCCTGCAGCAGCTTGGGGCTGATGGTGAGCAGGTCCGAGCCCGCCAGCTCGCGGATCTCGCCCGTGTTGCGGAACGACGCGCCCATCACCTGCGAATTAGTTAATAGGTTTATATGGGCCTGTGTCACCTACTAATGTTACAGCAATTTTTACAAATGGTTTACGAATTCATATAGTCCTGCGTCCTGGGTGGGGCAGCTTCATTATAACAGATATGAGATAGTGCCTTGCCCAACTGTCTAAATTTAATTAGCTCGTACATAGAAACTTCTCTCTTTTCTACTTATTTATAGTGTGCCAGTGATAAACCACTAACTACAAACTGTAGTAGCGATTGAGACCCAATGACCCAGCTAGGGTAATTCAATAACCAATCGGGACAAAGAGCATACTTTCAGTTGGTATATCATACATCATGGCTATCTATGAATAAAGGTAAAGTAAATTACCTGTGTCTTGTAGCCAAACTTCTTGTAGTAGTTGTAGACTCTCGTGACGGACAGGACTCCGGGGTCCTCCTTAGGCTCGTACGTCTTCTTTGTGTGCTCGACATACCTGTATGGGagatagaatataattattatccatAAAACATTCCAGATAGCTAGTAGTAACATATATGAGGAGTTTAAAGACAAAACAAGGTGTCCGaaaaaactattttgttttttgaatGGATGGGATTTTATTTGACACATTTCACACTTATTGGTTGTCAACCGTGACATCATTCTTAGCTATGCTAATTCATTCCTCAAAAAGAGTATAAAAAACAgtataaatcaatttaatataacatactttataatagtaaataagtttttttttttttttttttttttttcttgttgcaTCTGCCATCAGTCGCCAGACTTTTATCAGATTTGTGGAAAGATCATTGACGTTCAGAGAGATCTGACCACTGTCAGAGTACCCCTTTATTAATGCAGCACATTTGCTCTCTTGAGCCTGTGAGTCAGGTTAGATGGGTCTAGCAAATTAGAAGCTAGTGAGTTGGGATGATTTGCCAGTCTGAGCttgtatttcattttatatgaagcaatttcttcctgTACTGTCGGTACCCCCAGGTAATCGTGAACTtcacttgtttttataaaCCAAGGTGGGTTACATATGGCTTTTAGGACATTGTTTTGAGCCCTTTGTAAGCACATTATGTTAGATTTGGCAGCTGACCCCCATAGAGGAATACCATAAGTCCATATTGGTTTCAGGATGCTGTTGTATATGAGAAGTTTGTTGTCAACTGAAAGAACAGACCGTCGACCCAGCAGCCAGTACAAGTTCTTGAATTTTAAGTTCAGTTCATCCctcttttttttatgtgattGCTCCAGGTTAATCGTCTGTCCAAGTGGAATCCAAGGTATTTCACAGAGTTGGAGTGGGGCAAAGTAGCATCGCCCAATCTGACACCAGGGCAGTCCCTTCTGTTGAGTGTGAACGTGATGTGGTTTGATTTTTGAGCACTTGCCTTTATGCGCCATTTCTTAAGCCAAATGTTTGTTTGGTCCAGCTGGAGTTGTAGATTTAGTGATGCAATTTCGGGTTCACGATCACAGGATAGGAATGCCGCGTCATCAGCATATGTGGCTATAGTTACTCTCGGAGTCTGGGGCATGTCCGAGGTGAAGATGTTGTAGAGAACTGGGCCCAAGACTGATCCCTGTGGGACACCTGCCTTACATTCATAGAGGTTTGATCTTGCTTCTTTTTGTTTGACTTGAAATAGTCTGTTACTGAGGTATGATGATAAGATAGGATAGAATGAGTGAGGTAAGAGTGTCTTGATTTTGTACAAGAGACCTTTGTGCCAAACTCTGTCAAATGCTTGTTGAATGTCAATGAATGCAGCAGAGCAGTATTCCTTCTTCTCGAAGCATTGCCGGACCGCGTTATATACTCTGTGGACTTGTTCAATTGTGGCGTGCATTTTTCGGAATCCAAATTGGTGTTCTGGGATAATGTTTTCCTTAGCCAAGGTAGATGAAAGGCGATGAAGGAGAATTGTTTCCCACAACTTTGATAGTATCGGCGTCAGGCTGATAGGGCGATAAGAGTCGACTCTGTCGGTGGGCTTCCCATTTTTGTGAACTAGTATGATTTGAGATACCTTCCAAATACTCGGTACATGGTGAGTTCTAAAGATAGCATTGAATAGACATGCGAGGAATACAACACATCTTCTAGGCAGTTCTTTGAGGATTCTAGGTGTGATTAGGTCGAACCCGGGTGCTTTATGGGTTTCCAGCTCTTTAATTCTACGATGGATTTCTCTCGGGGATGTAGGTTTCAATGGTAGGTCCAGTTGAAAGTCTTGATTTAGCACTTCATCTATCAGTGTATCTTCTTCCCCTTCGTTTGGCTGGAAGACTGACGCGAGATGTTTAGCAAATACTTCTGCTTTTTCACTATCGCTCCGGGCCCATGAGGTTGTTCCTGATCTTATTGGTGGAATTGCTATTTGGGGTTGATTCAGCCCTTTAGTGGCTTTCCACAGTGAATGTTCACCTTTACCATTGGCCGATAGACAGGTAACATAGTGTTTGACGGTGGCATTTTTAGCTTCCTGTAGAATCTTCTTTAACTCACGAGATGCTTTATTTAGAGCTGCTTTATCGCTTGGGTGCCTTGAGGCGTGCCAAACTCTACGCAATCTGCGTTTAtcttgtattttgtttttaatatgaaGAGGGATATTCTGCTTAGGTATATAGTAAATAAGTAACCACAAGTTAGTGGCTTACCAGTCAAGAATGCGTCCGACGAAGGGTGAGATGAGGGTGACGTGAGCCTCGGCGCAGGCGATGGCCTGGGCCATGGAGAACAGCAGCGTCAGGTTGCAGTGGATGCCGTGCTTCTTCTCCAACTCTCTGCAGGGAAACAACTATGTATTAATACCTGTGTGCTTGTGTATATGCAAACTTCAATTGATAGTGCGGCAGTTAAATCCCCCCCGTTCTTAGACGGTGGTGGGCTAATGACGATGATGATTCTAGAATTGCGTCTCACAATATAGATTATACTAATGCATTGCTGGTAAACTGTGAGTGGAGTTTTGAAAATCAAGTATATTTTGGCTCATAAACTGCATATTATAGCTTGTTTTTAGGATGCAAGAgaatgtattatatttagatTTCCTTTTCATACTTATGGGTAGTTTATAAAGAGTAGAATGTCTATGTTTATACTCACTTAGCTGCCTGGATGCCCTCCCAAGTGGAAGCCAATTTGATGAGAATTCGCTCCTTCTTGATTCCAAACTCAGCAAACATGTTAATAAGTTTGATTGCCTTTGCAATGCTGGCATCCTTGTCAAAGGAAATTCtgaaattaaaagtaattaattaatgatagTCTTGTGTGTTTCCCATATTACGCGAGATTTCATAGGTTTTCTGTAACTAAAAATAGTTTGTACATTTATTGATAGGGGTTATCAATTATCAAATCATGATTTACTGTTTATATTAGATACCTAATACTAAAATAGATGACTCACCTTGCATCAACTTCCACTGAAACTCGGCCAGGGATGATCTTCAGTATTTCACACCCAAACAGCACACTCAACATGTCCAAGGTCTCTGCAACCTGCTCCTCAACAGTGCtgaaatacaacaaaaatgatattcaatgaaaaaaaatattgagacAAAATCAACCATATGATGAAAAGCGAAACTTACAAGCAATAGCTTTTTTTTTCACTAGtgcttgtatttttattggttTGTATGCAAATGTGAAATATGAATGGTAACATAGagtaatacaataaattatgacAAAAGTACAAAGTTGAGAAACAAAATCATAGCACTAGGCCAGCGCTGCGTACTAGGCCTAAAGCCCTTATCTCATTAGAAGAAGCCCAGAGATGAAATCATAGCACCCTACTAACATCCACAAGTAACCTGTGTGAGAGATTCATTAGAAATTCTGTTGGATATGCTAATTACCTGCCACTGTCCTTGCCGTGTTTGATGGCCTTGTCCAGGATGTGCTGGTACTGCTCCATGGCCGCAGCCGACAGAATGAGACTCGGGTTGGTGGTCGCATCTGTTGGCTTGTAAGCTTTCATAGctgaaaataatgttatgtttataatatgAGGTTTAAAAGTTAGGGTACAATGAAAAGTCTttcaaaatacttaattaaataaataatataagtgtaaatatgtattttacttaattaagaGTATTTAGCTACTTAGTTATGGTGTGCACAGTACTATTTcaccaaaaaaataactaagttATATCTAGTAAATTTTGATCATTTCCATAATGTGAATATTTCATCATAACTTGTAAGTTGAAACATTGAAGttatggtaggtacctattttagGTCTAAAGTTCATTCATTTCCAACTTATTAAAACATGCAACCACTGCTTAACCAGACCATTTTACAACTCTAATTAAAGGtgttattcataaaataaccTTGTAAATTATCAAGTGCATTTAGCTATCACATTTCAAaacttaggtacttagctTCCAATACAAGTAGGTAGTTGCAAGGTAAGGTAAGCGGTAAGCATGATTATTAAGTTCAAGGTTATGTCAATAACTTTATGTACAACTTTGTAACAACTTATAAACTGTGTGGTAAGGAAATAGGATTCGATAAGTGATAAAGAAGGTACATTGCTTTATGCTAACCTTCAAAGTCCCCGGTGTCGGCTACCACCGTCGAATATTGCTTCAATTGGTCCAGAGCACTCATTTTGGTACGTTTCGCTTGGGGCTCACCACTCATACTGAAATGTTTTATGAAACTGAAGTGTAAGTGCTATAGACCGTGAATACAACACAGTGATAGTGTGCGGTGAAATCGGTAGAAAACACCAACTTCCAACTTGAAGGTGACCCCAGTTGAATTTGAGCACGAATCGCGAAATGCAAAAGTAGATTCTGTCAATCTGACATCTAAAGTGACATTGACTGACGTTTATTTACGACAGATTAGTTCACAGAACAAGTAAAATATCTATACGGCTTCGAGCGCTaaacaacattattttatggaaTTTTTACACTAAgctacagtgaaactataaagtcctgaaattaaatgagggcactgctatctttcatgtagcaaccctatatagcgaaacataactgactttgatacttgaaattttgcctgttaacttcctacctatttatgtatttaaaaacaacttaccatccacaaaaaagctcttatacaagctctaaggtgttaatatgaaggctaatagtgaaaccaataaatatttatttagataacgttattacaactgtataaaaaaaaactggatctgttgacgaagggcacacatagtaaagacatcaatttctctttttggacggcGAGTTCTGTTTCTaccaggagttagaaatattccatattttgccctctttggcacgctggtccgatataactataaaataaaataaaaaaatctttttgatttacacaatgccccccaaattcacacaatgtgaatttagtaagtaaacaaacaaatatcttcaagtatcaaaatgttaaggtttaactcaactgaaaccagatgaaacctacaatcagtggtatgtaaacaatgttcgatttgggctctaaacctaggtttatagataaatgaagcgttggtactaataaaaatgagttattacaatttgtacaatgctacatacccgtcatagacgctgtacgagcgtaaacatcctccaaattcgacaaaatgtgtccagcttgatgttccgctaaacattgtattaaaacttgataaataacttcactagcttgactacgaatatttttcttcatcttcctaattgcaaccaagcgtaaattgttgcttttatctagattatccttataattaataagaaaattcaaaaaaacagccaaccgcctattgacataaacaattgttatgacttttatgtttcttttctaatggtgccaggctcctgaaaattttagttcctcaaacattaatttcaggactttatagtttcactgtaagCTAATTTTTACAAAGTTAGTCGTTCAAGTACGGCACAACACAACAAGACTTATTGCTTATTGTAGTTATTGCTTAGTTAGACTAGTTATGTAGTAACTTGTATACTTATACAACCAGATAAACCTCTCCGCTCTGCATTCAGCATAAAAGTGGGGTGAAGTGAGGTCTCCCATTTCTTTCATAGGTATATGgtaatattgatattaatatgattgtctaacaataaaaaaatacaattaatggtaaaattttattaaaaaaagatacctatgattaaataattttgaaaaagtaacaaattattaaaattttgttaggTTTCTATTTCTTAATTAAGATGGACTTAGgactattataaattaaaatccaAACCTTTACCACAAACAAAAGGATTACATTGATCAGTGATCACTCTGCTACCAAACATTTGTTAATGTTAATAGAATGgaaaaattacttaagtatattcatCTAATTTTAGTACATAGATACATAACTATAATGAAGGACATTAAAAATCTGGATAAAGTGGTTAATATACTTATAGCTCTTTAATCATCATTGGAGACCTGTAGTTCATTGATACCATCAGTCTCAGTAACTTGGGCTCTTTCCAGGATCACACGGCCTTCTTTGTATCTGAAATAATATCATTGTAGTAAACAAAAAtcttacaataattattgacATATTAGGAAAGTATCAAATTAACTTTTGCAGCTTCTTGTACTCCTTATTCTCAAAATAGAGCAAATTATGTCAGGCAAAGTAGtttttataggtagatatgttTCATTCATCATTATCTTTGTGAAGGTCAAAATACAGTAAAATCAAGTTTCCAGAATGTTATTGTGTAATCATGAGACTATCACAGTTCAGGAGATTATCATCAAGAATCTGGGTTATACTTATCAATAGATCAATAGCTGCTCTAGCAGAGTACCCTTCCTTTCACTTTAAACTGCAATCACACTATCTTTAATTCAATTAATACTTTCTCATGTTCAACAATAACAAAGAAGGgtgcaaatataatattaatcaatTGCACACTATCCCACTGCTCACCTTTGATTTTCCTCAGTAGCGAACTCGTATATCCAGCCCAGCTTAGTGGCGCAGTTCTTGCAAGACACGTCGCGGACCATGTGGCGGCCCGTCAGCATCACGCGGTCCTGCACCTCCGAGTACACTAGGTTCACtactttgtgaaataaaaacgCCCTTCCTGTACACAAAGGATCAAAAGTTACTCaagtaaaaagtaaagtaCACCACCATATTGTAGAGTAAAAAGTATACCTGTGGCACCAGTAAATCTAGTGCTTATTAATTCAGATCGATTAGTAAGATTCACATCGCAAGCTGCACATGAGAATAAACGGGTTCCCCCAACATGATCCAGGAATATTTTACCCATTTTGAattgaaaatgaaacaaagaaaatctGTTTTggtttgttgtttattttttacgtCTATTTGTATCTGTACGTCAAACTGTCAAACAAATCCTACGCTACGCTACGTGTCAATTTGACAGATCAGCTACTCACAGAGCAGATTTATAATGctcgtaataattataatactccTTCACTTCTCTCGTTAGTTTCTCATCTCTAACAAGAAGGTCCAAGCAATGACAAAGATGGAAATTCGATTGTTTAGGCCGTTTCTCGAGAGAAGTACCTATCCTTACCGACACCGCAGCCGCAGCgacaaatattaaaactaaGGTGGTTCTTTCTTTCTCGGTAGTCTATGGTATTTCAAGTTTGGCGCgaaaattgtaaaaatatgtgtgcattgttttttgtttgttttaaattaaatatactaaaatagcaaaaaCTATGAATGGCAACCATGAGTGATGTGTGCCCATTAAAACCTTAATAGGTTTAAGAGCactgtatatattataaagaaatattataaataaatgaacaataaacaaacaaacaaacaagctgCTAACTAGTGCTTACATATAACATTAGTGTACTTTTACACACGatgcacttttttttttttttttttggggacatctcacacacggccatccgaccccaagctaggcagaacctgtgttatgggtgtcggacagctgatatatctacacaaatacatagatagatagatactaaatataaatatcaacacccaagacccgagtacaaatatctgtctttaaacaaatatctgccccagccgggaatcgaacccgaaCTTGACCTATAGCTATATCCTACCTAgtcatgtaagtacctacctaataggACTAGTTAAATGCATGAGTAGCTATGGCAGTAAAAGTAGTTTCCtaacatttatttaccaaTCCTCTATTGTGAGTGT
This window encodes:
- the LOC105386288 gene encoding protein yippee-like 5, which encodes MGKIFLDHVGGTRLFSCAACDVNLTNRSELISTRFTGATGRAFLFHKVVNLVYSEVQDRVMLTGRHMVRDVSCKNCATKLGWIYEFATEENQRYKEGRVILERAQVTETDGINELQVSNDD
- the LOC105386299 gene encoding transaldolase; amino-acid sequence: MSGEPQAKRTKMSALDQLKQYSTVVADTGDFEAMKAYKPTDATTNPSLILSAAAMEQYQHILDKAIKHGKDSGSTVEEQVAETLDMLSVLFGCEILKIIPGRVSVEVDARISFDKDASIAKAIKLINMFAEFGIKKERILIKLASTWEGIQAAKELEKKHGIHCNLTLLFSMAQAIACAEAHVTLISPFVGRILDWYVEHTKKTYEPKEDPGVLSVTRVYNYYKKFGYKTQVMGASFRNTGEIRELAGSDLLTISPKLLQELAASDTPLKRVLDPKVAAQSDLEKISLTEAMFRWQMNEDQMATDKLSDGIRKFAADTRKLESLIKGLMAKK